In the Pithys albifrons albifrons isolate INPA30051 chromosome 3, PitAlb_v1, whole genome shotgun sequence genome, one interval contains:
- the MDFIC2 gene encoding myoD family inhibitor domain-containing protein 2 isoform X1, translating to MTVTRWLRMTAVPKHIYSHLSLCNFFFSHQDSRTSSLPLLALPGVTPSSEDHPDDQLTNEKHTDEKPMKGIVMSSVAEFSITDSSSKGTKNEKKLSDASRSSIASLEKCREFTYIEDDASVHQRDSDDECATLILACLFCQFWDFLIMLPDTCEHWLTDTCCPSNRYYQTSDEDLGNNDCNCDCDIDCSLFESCHETGECLELAMEISEVCYR from the exons ATGACTGTCACTAGGTGGCTGAGGATGACAGCTGTGCCAAAACACATTTATTCACATTTATctctctgcaatttttttttctcccaccaAGACAGCCGCACCAGCTCCCTGCCTCTCCTGGCACTCCCTGGGGTGACACCAAGCAGTGAGGACCATCCAG ACGACCAGCttacaaatgaaaaacacacagaTGAAAAGCCTATGAAAGGTATTGTTATGAGTTCTGTCGCAGAATTCAGCATCACAGACTCTTCATCAAAGGGCAccaaaaatgagaagaaattgTCAGATGCGAGCAGATCATCCATTGCCTCCCTGGAGAAATGCAGAGAATTCACTTACATTGAAGATGACGCATCAGTACATCAGAGAGACAGTGACG ATGAATGTGCAACACTTATCCTGGCCTGCTTATTCTGCCAGTTTTGGGACTTTCTTATAATGCTGCCTGATACCTGTGAACATTGGCTGACCGATACCTGTTGTCCATCCAATAGATATTACCAGACCTCTGATGAAGACCTTGGAAACAACGACTGCAACTGTGACTGTGACATTGATTGCAGCCTTTTTGAGTCCTGCCATGAGACTGGGGAATGCCTGGAACTTGCCATGGAGATTTCTGAGGTCTGCTATCGTtaa